The following are from one region of the Prevotella communis genome:
- a CDS encoding DUF3987 domain-containing protein: MISYCKNGKSAQVLACPQDKLNEILDSPVVAEVCQKLTTVDHDSDEAKTLKQGLPLLMFMAHYTDGHRHAKSAVPTNMAYLDLDELNGEDPREVWKRLVQTLIMLELEHLIVLVHVSCSGKGLRIVYIIPSQFGHLSPTERIDQSKQWLAAKLGVTDDSKTKDLARGSFAVPRSYVLYGPDKRLFEENVSESVKQEIFDGTTNNRNQGVSGQGADEKTPKLLDSLDNKFPSDYHGIPFEQILKKYWELNNHGFEPTIGDRDTLTYQLACDLRHICGKNADWLDQVIPCYNGFPEEEKRAKIKSALSSEYNGFPQRLRNTLNALTSHDLPKGEEGLADEDDNDDAVANSSLFTLHSSLKRMPMGIRDSIDAVGPQLSMPVITAICPCIGTLATGVQLDVHGQKRGLNLIAYIAGDFASGKGGIDPVVEAWMSEVQALDKMYQVQEDEWRAKKRAAKNKKEQPEEPKLPVRCLTLNNTVANLAERLANTEGKHAFSFTPEADTVAQKWKSTMSDFSVMLRQSYDGTKYEREARSADAVNVHIDKLLWNVCMCGTPDALYRVVNNYTDGFQSRIAVARTPDNTFAPLQDKPPVLTDRQRDRIQQIAHLLPLMYGEVVLPKLEAKGREWVERIRLETMKNDDRTRARQRFRVCVTAQRMTCCLMLCKVCESLIQKHGLTRAEAQLKQQPGLWKEMLLKAQTPTMLEVYDVIADSLLENALYFFRDRIENAFQSRDYAGNMNGERTKRGKNDSIFERLDIQFSFEQAMQQSVAVKGANVNHNTVRQMLKNWRKQKLVILEEDGNYRKL, encoded by the coding sequence ATGATTTCATACTGTAAGAATGGCAAGTCAGCGCAGGTTCTGGCTTGCCCTCAGGATAAACTGAACGAGATTCTGGACTCGCCAGTTGTGGCAGAGGTGTGCCAGAAACTGACCACCGTAGACCACGATAGTGACGAGGCAAAGACGCTGAAGCAGGGGTTGCCGCTGCTCATGTTTATGGCCCATTATACCGACGGGCACCGACACGCCAAGAGTGCTGTGCCTACGAATATGGCCTATCTGGATCTGGATGAGCTGAACGGCGAAGACCCGCGCGAGGTGTGGAAACGACTGGTGCAGACGCTTATTATGCTGGAGCTGGAGCATCTGATAGTATTGGTACACGTAAGTTGTTCGGGCAAGGGCTTGCGCATAGTGTATATCATTCCAAGTCAGTTCGGCCATCTGTCGCCAACGGAGCGCATAGACCAGTCGAAACAGTGGCTTGCTGCTAAGCTTGGCGTAACCGATGACTCCAAGACAAAAGACCTGGCTCGCGGGTCGTTTGCTGTACCGAGAAGCTATGTGCTCTATGGTCCTGATAAGCGACTGTTTGAGGAGAATGTGAGCGAGAGTGTGAAGCAGGAGATATTTGATGGAACTACAAATAATAGAAATCAAGGAGTATCAGGACAAGGTGCTGATGAAAAAACTCCTAAACTCCTAGACTCCTTAGACAATAAATTCCCTAGCGACTACCACGGCATACCGTTTGAGCAGATACTGAAGAAGTACTGGGAGCTGAACAACCACGGGTTTGAACCGACCATTGGCGACCGCGACACGCTGACCTATCAGTTGGCCTGCGACCTGAGGCATATCTGTGGCAAGAATGCTGACTGGCTGGATCAGGTGATTCCCTGCTACAACGGGTTCCCCGAAGAGGAGAAACGGGCGAAGATTAAGAGTGCACTGAGTTCGGAGTACAACGGATTTCCGCAGAGGCTGCGCAACACACTGAATGCCTTAACCTCTCACGACCTCCCCAAAGGGGAGGAGGGCCTAGCGGATGAAGATGACAATGATGATGCGGTAGCAAATTCTTCACTTTTCACTCTTCACTCTTCCCTTAAGCGAATGCCGATGGGCATCCGCGACTCCATCGATGCCGTCGGTCCTCAGCTCTCCATGCCTGTTATCACCGCCATCTGCCCCTGTATCGGTACGCTGGCCACGGGCGTGCAGCTGGATGTGCACGGGCAGAAGCGAGGGCTGAACCTGATTGCCTATATCGCCGGCGACTTTGCCAGCGGCAAGGGTGGCATCGACCCCGTGGTGGAGGCGTGGATGAGTGAGGTGCAGGCGCTCGACAAGATGTACCAGGTGCAGGAGGATGAGTGGCGTGCCAAGAAGCGGGCGGCGAAGAATAAGAAGGAGCAGCCCGAGGAACCGAAACTGCCCGTGCGCTGTCTGACGCTGAACAATACGGTGGCCAACCTGGCCGAGCGTCTGGCCAACACGGAGGGCAAGCACGCCTTCTCGTTTACACCCGAGGCCGATACCGTGGCGCAGAAATGGAAATCCACGATGAGCGACTTCTCCGTGATGCTGCGCCAGAGCTACGACGGTACGAAGTACGAGCGTGAGGCAAGGAGTGCTGACGCGGTGAACGTGCATATCGACAAACTGCTGTGGAACGTGTGTATGTGCGGCACGCCCGATGCGCTGTATCGCGTGGTGAACAACTACACCGACGGTTTCCAGAGCCGTATCGCCGTGGCCCGTACGCCCGACAATACCTTTGCACCGCTGCAGGACAAGCCGCCTGTGCTGACCGACCGCCAGCGCGACCGCATCCAGCAGATAGCCCATCTGTTGCCGCTGATGTATGGCGAGGTGGTGCTGCCCAAGCTGGAGGCCAAGGGCCGTGAATGGGTGGAGCGCATCCGACTGGAGACGATGAAGAACGACGACCGCACCCGTGCCCGTCAGCGCTTCCGCGTCTGCGTCACAGCCCAAAGAATGACGTGCTGTCTGATGCTATGCAAGGTGTGCGAAAGCCTTATTCAGAAGCACGGGCTGACCAGAGCAGAGGCACAGTTGAAGCAGCAGCCGGGACTATGGAAGGAGATGCTGCTGAAGGCGCAGACGCCCACGATGCTGGAGGTCTACGACGTGATAGCCGACTCGCTGTTGGAGAACGCGCTCTACTTCTTCCGCGACCGCATAGAGAACGCCTTCCAGAGTCGCGACTACGCCGGCAATATGAACGGTGAGCGCACCAAGCGCGGCAAGAACGACTCCATCTTTGAGCGACTGGACATCCAGTTCTCTTTCGAGCAGGCTATGCAGCAATCGGTGGCGGTGAAGGGTGCCAACGTGAACCATAACACCGTGCGGCAGATGCTGAAGAATTGGCGCAAACAAAAGCTCGTGATACTGGAAGAGGATGGTAATTATCGTAAGTTGTAA
- a CDS encoding glycoside hydrolase family 2 TIM barrel-domain containing protein: MMKTKFWTLLALAAVCVQPTMAQRSVAVLNNGWHFQAGNVENGAAVELNDAGWRTVSLPHDFQIEQPWVAPAAGEKADNDDPAANIKSRLSSRGFKEMGQGWYRLHLVPADSLRGRRLLLDFGGIMYVGDVYVNGKKVGGTDYGYVGFQIDVTQELKVGQDNVVAVCADTRDPGNSRWYTGGGLFRDVKLVSTNRDLYFERHPLRITTRDNRFVTIAAEVASRGRDKKMPVALRILDPQGQTVYEGRTEMRRSTPTRIVEQQLAEVEIPNAQLWDTDHPNLYTVVATLYNEKGVAVDCVKERFGIRTVEVTPNEGLLLNGKKVLLKGYANHHSLGALGAAAYPRAIEKRIQLMKQFGINHIRTSHNPYSREFIELCDENGILVVDELYDKWTRQHTGGRVPFEALWQTDVPEWIKRDRNSPSVVMWSLGNELQQDANQPFNDFGVTMFKLMRTLIHRYDSTRLVTVAMHPRYRNWQTDSLPCDLAMVTDVQAYNYRYMYFPGDGRRFPWMRFYQSEASVAAMGQNFFEMDLQRVMGLAYWGAIDYLGESQGWPAKGWSQGVFDLELNAKPKAYYMKSFFKADEPVVHIGVIEKKGDMMWNGVQTGNDGMTDHWNRRQGQVLSLVTYTNAEEVELVLNGRSLGKKLNDVKDAKMRNQIRWNNVKYEQGKLVAIARNNGREVARHQIETTSEAVRLKAETDNAAWRADGTDLQHVQVVAVDRKGRRVQTAAGEVTFAVEGPADIVGVVNGDINSNEMLVGCRRSLYNGTCTVILRSKAGAKGQVVLTASAPGMKPVKTKLHTL, from the coding sequence ATGATGAAAACTAAATTTTGGACTTTGCTGGCCTTGGCGGCTGTGTGTGTGCAGCCTACTATGGCGCAGCGCAGCGTGGCCGTGCTGAACAACGGTTGGCACTTCCAGGCGGGCAACGTGGAAAACGGGGCGGCCGTGGAACTGAACGACGCAGGATGGCGCACGGTGAGCTTGCCTCACGACTTCCAGATAGAGCAACCGTGGGTGGCGCCTGCGGCTGGCGAGAAGGCTGATAATGACGATCCTGCAGCCAATATCAAGAGCCGACTGAGCAGTCGTGGCTTCAAGGAGATGGGGCAGGGATGGTACAGGTTGCACCTGGTGCCGGCCGACTCGCTCAGGGGGCGCCGACTGCTGCTGGATTTCGGTGGCATCATGTATGTGGGCGATGTATATGTGAACGGCAAGAAGGTGGGAGGTACGGACTATGGCTACGTGGGGTTCCAGATAGACGTGACTCAGGAATTGAAGGTGGGACAGGACAACGTGGTGGCTGTGTGTGCCGACACGCGCGATCCTGGCAACTCTCGCTGGTACACGGGGGGCGGACTGTTTCGCGACGTGAAACTGGTGAGCACCAACCGCGACTTGTATTTTGAGCGTCACCCGCTGCGCATCACCACGCGCGACAACCGCTTTGTGACCATCGCTGCCGAGGTGGCTTCGCGCGGGCGCGACAAGAAAATGCCGGTAGCGCTGCGCATCCTCGACCCGCAGGGACAGACGGTCTATGAGGGGAGGACAGAGATGCGTCGCTCTACGCCTACACGCATCGTGGAACAGCAGTTGGCCGAGGTGGAGATACCCAATGCGCAACTGTGGGACACGGACCATCCTAACCTCTACACCGTCGTGGCTACGCTCTACAACGAGAAGGGGGTGGCGGTGGATTGTGTGAAGGAGCGCTTCGGCATTCGCACCGTCGAGGTAACGCCCAACGAGGGCTTGCTGCTCAACGGCAAAAAGGTGCTGCTGAAGGGGTATGCCAACCACCACTCGCTGGGCGCACTGGGCGCGGCTGCCTATCCCAGGGCCATCGAGAAACGCATACAACTGATGAAGCAGTTTGGCATCAATCATATCCGCACGAGTCATAATCCCTACAGCAGGGAGTTCATCGAACTGTGCGACGAGAATGGTATCCTGGTGGTCGATGAGCTCTACGACAAATGGACGCGTCAGCATACGGGCGGACGGGTGCCGTTTGAGGCGCTGTGGCAAACGGATGTGCCGGAGTGGATCAAACGCGACAGAAACTCGCCCAGCGTGGTGATGTGGAGCCTGGGCAACGAACTGCAACAGGATGCTAACCAGCCGTTTAACGATTTTGGCGTGACGATGTTTAAACTGATGCGCACACTGATTCATCGCTACGACTCCACACGACTGGTCACGGTGGCCATGCATCCGCGCTACCGCAACTGGCAGACGGACTCGCTGCCGTGCGACCTGGCTATGGTGACGGATGTGCAGGCTTACAACTACAGATATATGTACTTCCCGGGCGACGGGCGTCGATTCCCCTGGATGAGGTTCTACCAGAGTGAGGCGTCGGTGGCTGCTATGGGACAGAACTTTTTCGAGATGGACTTGCAGCGGGTCATGGGATTGGCTTACTGGGGGGCTATAGACTACCTGGGCGAGAGTCAGGGATGGCCTGCAAAGGGCTGGAGTCAGGGAGTGTTCGACCTGGAACTGAACGCGAAGCCGAAGGCGTACTACATGAAGAGTTTCTTCAAGGCTGATGAGCCGGTGGTGCACATTGGGGTGATCGAGAAGAAGGGCGACATGATGTGGAATGGTGTGCAGACGGGCAACGACGGCATGACTGACCACTGGAACCGCAGGCAGGGACAGGTGCTGTCGCTGGTCACGTATACGAATGCTGAGGAGGTGGAACTGGTGCTCAACGGCCGGTCGCTGGGCAAGAAACTGAACGACGTGAAGGATGCGAAGATGCGCAACCAGATTCGCTGGAACAACGTGAAATACGAGCAGGGCAAACTGGTGGCTATCGCGCGCAACAACGGGCGCGAGGTGGCGCGTCATCAGATAGAGACAACGTCGGAGGCGGTGCGTCTGAAAGCAGAGACTGACAACGCTGCGTGGAGGGCCGACGGCACGGACTTGCAGCATGTGCAGGTGGTGGCTGTGGACAGGAAAGGCAGAAGGGTGCAGACGGCTGCTGGCGAGGTGACTTTCGCTGTTGAGGGACCTGCTGATATCGTGGGTGTGGTGAATGGCGACATCAACTCTAACGAGATGCTCGTGGGCTGCAGGCGCAGTCTTTATAACGGCACGTGCACGGTGATTCTGCGCTCAAAGGCTGGCGCAAAGGGGCAGGTGGTACTCACCGCTAGTGCCCCTGGAATGAAACCTGTAAAGACAAAACTGCACACGCTATAA
- the rlmH gene encoding 23S rRNA (pseudouridine(1915)-N(3))-methyltransferase RlmH, protein MKTELILVGKTVNKHFIAGINDYAERISHYMPFNIITIPELKNTKNLTEEQQKTAEGELILKQIQPQDTVVLLDERGREPRSVELASWLEQKRNTARRLVFVIGGPYGFSPAVYQRANEQLSLSRLTFSHQMVRLVFTEQLYRACTIIKGEPYHHE, encoded by the coding sequence ATGAAAACAGAACTAATCTTAGTTGGCAAAACCGTCAACAAACATTTCATTGCAGGCATCAACGACTATGCCGAACGTATCAGCCATTATATGCCCTTCAACATCATAACGATTCCTGAACTGAAAAACACCAAGAATCTCACGGAAGAGCAACAAAAGACGGCCGAAGGTGAGCTTATCCTTAAACAGATCCAGCCACAAGACACTGTGGTGCTTCTGGATGAACGCGGACGCGAACCACGCAGCGTTGAACTGGCTTCATGGCTTGAGCAGAAACGCAATACGGCCCGCCGACTCGTATTCGTCATTGGCGGACCGTATGGATTCTCTCCTGCTGTCTATCAGCGTGCTAATGAGCAGTTATCACTCTCACGCCTCACGTTCTCACATCAGATGGTGCGCCTGGTGTTTACAGAGCAGCTCTATCGCGCTTGCACCATCATCAAGGGTGAGCCTTATCATCACGAATAA
- a CDS encoding transglycosylase domain-containing protein, with the protein MNYIRKITAATWLYCKKAFKWYMGIFKGRPWYIKLLSATASVIVAFILYLGAVDINFLGLFGKSPSMGTIINTRPAQASEIYSADSVMIGKYFSENRTPVTYNDVNPVFWTALIDTEDERFYHHFGIDFQAFGAALKDYVIHHDARGASTITQQLAKNLFRVRTEYSTGLLGSIPGVKMLIMKTKEWITAVKLEANFSKEEILTMYANTVDFGSNAFGIKTACKTYFNTTPQHLTPEQAAVLVGMLKATTYYNPRLHPENSMNRRNVVLGNMLQRGHLTQEQYDSLTIKPIELDYSVENAYDGKALYFREAVKEYLSDWCRENGYDLYTDGLKIYTTIDTAMQRYAEQAAWENMKQLQQRFNNHWGRVNPWQDEYHREIPNFIENIAKRLPYYKYLDKRFDHNQDSIDFYLNQPHPVKLFSYDGPYETEMSTLDSIRYMEHFMHCGFTAIEPKTGYVKAWVGDLDFGTWKYDKVTAMRQPGSTFKLFVYTEAMNQGLTPNDRREDSYFSMNVWDNEQKKEVLWAPTNANGFFTGYNMTLKSAFAQSVNSIAVKIGQEMGIDRIAKTAHKMGIKSPLHETPSLALGASDVNLLELVNAYSTIVNDGMAHEPVLVTRILDRDGNVIYEASTEQTEAVSYRSAFFMQQMLMAGMREPGGTSMNMWRYVRNFSDTDFGGKTGTSNNHSDAWFVGISPNLVCGAWVGGEYRAIHFRTGELGQGSRTALPICGQFFESVLSDKRFKHYHGKFGAPRDASILDSMYQGISTYEPLDSLEEDSLDAEQEQNNEEIQDSIGA; encoded by the coding sequence ATGAATTATATCAGGAAAATCACTGCAGCCACATGGCTCTACTGTAAGAAAGCATTCAAATGGTATATGGGTATATTCAAGGGACGTCCTTGGTATATCAAGCTATTATCGGCAACGGCCTCTGTCATTGTCGCCTTCATACTATATCTGGGAGCTGTTGACATCAACTTCTTGGGATTGTTTGGTAAATCGCCCAGCATGGGCACCATTATCAACACACGTCCGGCTCAGGCTTCAGAGATCTATAGTGCCGACAGTGTGATGATTGGCAAATACTTCAGTGAAAACCGCACACCTGTGACGTACAATGATGTGAACCCTGTCTTCTGGACCGCCCTGATTGACACCGAAGACGAGCGTTTCTATCACCATTTCGGCATTGATTTCCAAGCTTTTGGTGCCGCATTAAAGGACTACGTCATCCATCATGATGCACGTGGTGCATCAACCATTACCCAACAGTTGGCCAAGAACCTTTTCCGCGTGCGTACAGAATATTCTACCGGTCTCCTGGGCAGCATCCCTGGTGTCAAAATGCTCATCATGAAGACCAAGGAGTGGATCACAGCCGTGAAACTGGAAGCCAACTTCAGTAAGGAGGAGATTCTGACAATGTATGCCAACACCGTTGACTTCGGCTCTAACGCCTTCGGCATCAAGACGGCCTGCAAGACTTATTTCAACACCACGCCACAGCACCTGACCCCCGAGCAGGCCGCCGTGCTGGTGGGCATGCTCAAGGCCACCACCTACTATAATCCCCGCCTGCATCCCGAGAACAGCATGAACCGCCGTAACGTGGTGCTGGGCAACATGTTGCAGCGAGGTCACCTCACCCAAGAGCAGTACGACAGCCTCACCATCAAACCCATTGAACTGGACTACAGCGTTGAGAATGCCTATGATGGAAAAGCGCTCTACTTCCGCGAAGCCGTGAAGGAATACCTGAGCGACTGGTGCAGAGAGAATGGCTACGACCTCTACACAGATGGACTGAAGATCTACACCACCATCGATACCGCCATGCAGCGCTATGCCGAACAGGCGGCATGGGAAAACATGAAACAGTTGCAACAGCGCTTTAACAACCACTGGGGCAGAGTCAATCCCTGGCAAGACGAGTATCATCGCGAGATACCTAATTTCATTGAGAACATCGCCAAGCGCCTGCCCTACTACAAATACCTGGACAAGCGTTTCGACCATAATCAGGATTCTATCGACTTCTATCTGAACCAGCCACACCCCGTGAAACTGTTCAGCTATGACGGTCCCTACGAAACAGAGATGAGCACGCTCGATTCCATCCGCTATATGGAGCATTTCATGCACTGTGGCTTTACGGCCATCGAACCAAAGACAGGATATGTGAAAGCCTGGGTAGGCGACCTTGACTTTGGTACATGGAAATACGACAAGGTGACAGCGATGCGCCAGCCCGGTTCTACTTTCAAGCTCTTTGTCTATACAGAAGCCATGAATCAGGGACTGACACCCAACGACCGCCGTGAGGACTCATATTTCAGTATGAACGTATGGGACAACGAACAGAAGAAGGAAGTGCTATGGGCACCTACCAATGCCAACGGATTCTTCACAGGCTATAACATGACCTTGAAGTCAGCCTTTGCCCAAAGCGTCAACTCAATCGCTGTTAAGATAGGACAAGAGATGGGTATAGACCGCATTGCAAAGACGGCGCACAAGATGGGTATCAAGAGTCCGCTTCACGAGACGCCCTCACTCGCCTTGGGCGCCAGCGATGTGAACCTGCTGGAACTGGTCAACGCCTATTCTACAATCGTCAATGACGGAATGGCACACGAGCCTGTACTCGTGACACGTATCCTCGACCGCGACGGCAATGTCATATACGAGGCATCCACCGAGCAAACCGAGGCTGTAAGCTATAGGTCTGCATTCTTTATGCAACAGATGCTGATGGCTGGCATGCGTGAACCAGGCGGAACCAGCATGAACATGTGGCGATATGTCAGGAATTTCAGTGATACCGACTTTGGTGGTAAGACAGGAACATCCAACAACCACTCTGATGCCTGGTTCGTAGGCATCAGTCCCAATCTGGTGTGTGGCGCATGGGTAGGCGGCGAATATCGCGCCATCCACTTCCGTACTGGTGAACTGGGACAAGGCAGCCGCACAGCACTCCCCATCTGTGGGCAATTCTTCGAGTCGGTTCTTAGCGACAAGCGATTTAAGCACTATCACGGCAAATTTGGTGCCCCTCGAGATGCCAGCATCCTGGACAGCATGTATCAGGGTATCAGCACCTACGAACCACTCGACAGTCTTGAAGAAGACAGTCTTGACGCCGAGCAGGAGCAAAATAACGAAGAAATACAGGATAGTATTGGCGCTTAG
- the lpxA gene encoding acyl-ACP--UDP-N-acetylglucosamine O-acyltransferase translates to MNQIHPLAVVDPEAKLGDNNIIGPFCVIDKNVVMGDNNHLLNNVTIHTGARIGSGNEFFPGASISTKPQDLKFKGEETTCEIGDNNSIRENVTISRGTASRGKTVVGSGNLLMENMHIAHDCIIGNGCIIGNSTKFAGEVEVDDFAIISAEVLFHQFIRVGSYVMIQGGSRTSQDIPPYIIAGKEPIRFAGVNLIGLRRRGFSNETIEMIHDTYRTIYAKGIIKDGVAEARLKYPDSKEVEYICSFFENSKRGVIR, encoded by the coding sequence ATGAATCAAATACATCCCCTAGCAGTAGTTGACCCTGAAGCTAAACTGGGTGACAATAATATCATCGGTCCATTCTGCGTTATCGACAAGAATGTGGTGATGGGTGATAACAACCACCTGCTAAATAATGTGACCATCCATACAGGTGCCCGTATAGGTAGCGGCAACGAGTTTTTCCCTGGTGCCTCTATCTCAACAAAGCCTCAAGACCTGAAGTTTAAAGGAGAAGAGACAACCTGCGAGATTGGTGACAACAACTCTATTCGCGAAAACGTGACCATCAGTCGTGGTACGGCCAGTCGCGGCAAGACCGTCGTTGGTTCTGGAAACCTGTTGATGGAGAATATGCACATAGCCCACGACTGTATCATCGGTAATGGTTGTATCATCGGCAACTCAACCAAGTTTGCCGGAGAAGTGGAAGTTGACGACTTCGCCATCATCTCAGCCGAGGTGCTATTCCACCAGTTCATCCGCGTAGGCAGCTACGTCATGATTCAGGGTGGCAGTCGCACCAGTCAGGACATTCCTCCCTACATCATCGCAGGTAAGGAACCCATCCGTTTCGCTGGCGTCAATCTGATTGGCTTGCGTCGTCGCGGTTTCTCTAATGAGACCATCGAGATGATTCACGATACCTATCGCACCATCTATGCCAAGGGCATTATCAAGGATGGTGTTGCAGAGGCACGTTTAAAATATCCCGATAGTAAAGAGGTTGAATATATCTGCTCGTTCTTTGAGAACTCAAAGCGCGGAGTCATTCGTTGA
- a CDS encoding bifunctional UDP-3-O-[3-hydroxymyristoyl] N-acetylglucosamine deacetylase/3-hydroxyacyl-ACP dehydratase: MKQKTLKGSFSLCGKGLHTGLSLTVTFNPAPENHGYKIQRIDLDGMPVIDAIAENVVDTQRGTVLGKGDIRVSTVEHGLSALYALGIDNCLIQVNGPEFPILDGSAIQYVNKIEEIGTEEQNAPKDWYVIRKKIEVRDDETGSCITILPDEQFSLTTMCSFESKFINSQFATLDDITKYTSEIAAARTFVFVRDIEPLVQANLIKGGDMDNAIVIYERQTTQERLDMLADLLHVEHRDATELGYIQHKPLQWENECTRHKLLDVIGDMALIGKPIKGRIIATRPGHTINNKFAREIRKEIRKHEIQAPAYDPNEEPVMDVNRIRELLPHRYPMQLVDKVIEIGPTSIVGVKNITSNEPFFTGHFPQEPVMPGVLQIEAMAQCGGLLVLNAVEEPERWSTYFMKIDGVKFRQKVVPGDTLIFKVELIAPLRHGISSMHGYAFVGDHVVSEATFTAQIVKNK, from the coding sequence ATGAAACAGAAGACTCTGAAAGGCAGTTTCTCGCTCTGCGGAAAAGGCCTGCACACTGGACTGAGCCTCACGGTGACGTTCAATCCCGCTCCAGAGAATCATGGTTATAAGATTCAGCGCATCGATCTTGACGGCATGCCTGTCATCGACGCTATAGCCGAAAACGTAGTAGACACACAACGCGGCACAGTGCTTGGTAAGGGCGACATCCGCGTTTCAACAGTAGAACACGGTCTGTCAGCACTCTATGCACTTGGTATTGACAATTGCCTGATTCAGGTAAACGGTCCTGAGTTCCCTATCCTTGACGGCTCTGCCATCCAGTATGTCAATAAGATTGAGGAGATTGGTACTGAGGAACAGAATGCGCCAAAAGACTGGTATGTCATCCGCAAGAAGATTGAGGTAAGAGACGATGAGACCGGCTCTTGCATCACCATCCTGCCTGATGAGCAGTTCTCACTCACCACCATGTGCTCATTCGAGTCAAAATTCATCAACAGCCAGTTTGCAACGCTCGACGATATCACCAAGTATACCTCTGAGATTGCAGCTGCACGTACATTCGTATTCGTACGCGATATCGAGCCACTGGTTCAGGCTAACCTGATTAAGGGTGGTGACATGGACAACGCTATCGTCATCTACGAGCGTCAGACCACTCAGGAGCGTCTCGACATGCTGGCTGACCTGCTGCATGTAGAGCATCGCGATGCTACCGAACTGGGTTATATCCAGCACAAGCCACTGCAGTGGGAGAACGAGTGCACACGTCACAAGTTGCTCGACGTGATTGGCGATATGGCCCTCATCGGTAAGCCCATCAAGGGACGTATCATTGCAACACGTCCTGGACATACTATTAATAATAAGTTCGCGCGCGAGATACGCAAGGAGATTCGCAAGCACGAGATTCAGGCACCTGCCTACGATCCCAATGAAGAGCCTGTGATGGACGTGAACCGCATTCGTGAGCTGCTCCCCCATCGCTATCCCATGCAGTTGGTAGATAAGGTCATCGAGATTGGTCCTACAAGCATCGTTGGTGTGAAGAATATCACCAGCAACGAGCCATTCTTCACCGGTCACTTCCCTCAAGAGCCCGTCATGCCTGGCGTACTTCAGATTGAGGCTATGGCACAATGTGGCGGTCTGTTGGTACTCAACGCCGTTGAAGAACCTGAGCGCTGGTCAACCTATTTCATGAAGATTGACGGTGTCAAATTCCGTCAGAAGGTAGTTCCTGGCGACACCCTGATTTTCAAGGTAGAGCTGATTGCTCCTCTCCGTCATGGTATCTCAAGCATGCACGGCTATGCTTTCGTAGGCGACCACGTTGTTTCTGAGGCCACCTTCACCGCCCAAATTGTAAAGAACAAGTAA
- the miaA gene encoding tRNA (adenosine(37)-N6)-dimethylallyltransferase MiaA, with the protein MKKTLIVITGPTAVGKTDLCLDIAKYFGIPIINADSRQIYREIKIGTAAPTEEQLRQVRHYFVGTQALTDYYSASIYEQEVMSLLDTLFQTSDYALLSGGSMMYIDALCNGIDDIPTVDDETRNTLKRRLAEEGLESLCEQLRVLDPEHYEIVDKKNPRRVVHALEICLMTGRTYTSFRTNEHKERPFNIIKIGLTRDREIIYERINRRVDIMMEQGFLDEARSVYPLRHLNALNTVGYKELFAYLDGTWSLDEAIERIKGNTRRYARKQLTWYKKDPLVTWFSPDDKKLILNHIIKQ; encoded by the coding sequence TTGAAAAAGACGCTGATAGTCATTACCGGACCTACTGCCGTTGGAAAAACGGATTTATGTCTGGACATTGCCAAATATTTTGGCATTCCTATCATCAATGCCGACTCTAGGCAGATTTATCGTGAAATAAAAATCGGTACAGCCGCACCTACTGAAGAACAACTTCGGCAGGTGCGGCATTATTTTGTGGGAACACAGGCATTGACGGATTATTACAGCGCCTCTATCTATGAACAGGAGGTGATGAGCCTGCTCGACACGTTGTTCCAGACATCCGACTATGCCCTGCTCTCTGGTGGCAGTATGATGTATATCGATGCTTTGTGCAACGGCATCGATGATATCCCGACGGTAGATGACGAGACGCGTAACACGCTGAAGAGGCGCTTGGCTGAGGAGGGACTGGAGAGTCTCTGCGAACAGCTTCGCGTGCTCGACCCGGAGCACTACGAAATCGTGGACAAGAAGAATCCACGCAGAGTGGTTCATGCCCTGGAGATTTGTCTGATGACAGGTCGTACCTACACATCATTCCGCACCAATGAACACAAGGAGCGTCCATTCAACATCATCAAGATTGGTCTTACGCGTGATCGTGAGATTATCTACGAACGTATCAACAGGCGCGTGGATATCATGATGGAGCAGGGATTCCTTGACGAGGCACGCAGCGTCTATCCTCTGCGCCACCTCAATGCACTGAATACGGTTGGCTACAAGGAACTGTTTGCCTACCTGGATGGCACGTGGTCACTCGACGAAGCCATAGAACGCATCAAGGGCAATACACGCCGGTATGCCCGCAAACAACTGACCTGGTACAAGAAAGACCCTCTTGTCACCTGGTTTTCACCCGATGATAAAAAACTGATTCTCAATCATATCATTAAACAATGA